From a region of the Desulfosalsimonas propionicica genome:
- a CDS encoding adenosylcobinamide amidohydrolase, whose translation MRIGTYYDGVEVHRNDKMIYARFLRPHQVLSTCRAAGGFRDDLGFLLNHQSCEPAGHMHRLAPEVWRDAEGYRRMICDPWDLPAEECAVLGTAANMHNAVFQTESFHELTVLAICTGGVESNAGRAGDPASIYETGEGFEKINKAADPKGPGTINTMLFINKPLTPGALTRTLVTATEAKTAALQELCVNSRYSDGLATGTGTDQIGVAACETGDPALTSAGKHAALGELIGRAVLKATKKTLALQNSLTPAGQCSAKIHLERFGLSRKTMQESICRHLTNGQAALLLDNFTVIERDPVTVAAVAAMVHLKDKFAWGVLPATCWGEVMGAYAAQTACAVSGDYTRMAGYREALAPLHGEYGNPAFTDLVCRALAMGFADKWQNKQGC comes from the coding sequence ATGCGCATTGGCACTTACTATGACGGGGTGGAGGTCCACCGCAATGACAAAATGATCTATGCCCGATTTTTACGTCCTCACCAGGTGCTGTCCACCTGTCGGGCAGCCGGCGGATTCCGGGACGATCTGGGCTTTCTCTTAAACCATCAGAGCTGCGAGCCGGCCGGGCACATGCATCGGCTGGCCCCCGAAGTCTGGCGGGATGCAGAGGGTTATCGCCGCATGATCTGCGACCCCTGGGATCTTCCGGCAGAAGAGTGCGCTGTGCTTGGCACCGCCGCCAACATGCACAATGCCGTTTTTCAAACCGAATCGTTTCATGAGCTGACCGTTTTGGCGATATGCACCGGCGGGGTGGAGAGCAATGCCGGCCGGGCCGGGGACCCGGCCTCAATTTACGAAACCGGCGAAGGATTTGAAAAAATCAACAAGGCGGCAGACCCAAAAGGCCCCGGCACCATCAACACCATGCTCTTTATCAACAAACCCCTCACTCCCGGGGCGCTCACCCGGACCCTGGTCACGGCCACTGAGGCCAAAACCGCCGCTCTGCAGGAGCTTTGCGTGAACTCGCGTTACTCCGACGGCCTGGCCACGGGCACCGGCACGGATCAGATCGGCGTTGCCGCCTGCGAAACCGGAGATCCTGCCCTGACCAGTGCGGGCAAGCATGCCGCCCTGGGAGAGCTCATCGGCCGCGCAGTGCTAAAAGCGACCAAAAAGACCCTGGCGCTTCAAAACAGCCTGACGCCTGCCGGCCAGTGCTCGGCCAAAATACACCTGGAGCGCTTCGGCCTCTCGCGAAAAACCATGCAGGAAAGCATCTGCCGGCATCTAACAAACGGCCAGGCGGCGCTTTTGCTGGACAATTTCACGGTCATCGAGCGAGATCCCGTTACAGTGGCCGCTGTTGCCGCCATGGTCCATTTAAAGGACAAGTTTGCCTGGGGCGTTCTCCCGGCAACCTGCTGGGGCGAGGTCATGGGGGCTTATGCCGCCCAGACGGCCTGTGCTGTATCCGGGGACTACACCCGGATGGCCGGCTACCGGGAGGCCCTTGCCCCCCTGCACGGGGAATACGGCAATCCCGCATTCACGGATCTGGTCTGCCGCGCACTGGCCATGGGCTTTGCGGATAAATGGCAAAATAAACAGGGATGTTGA
- a CDS encoding ABC transporter permease: MIQGFIAVYLREMIIVKRRFKRLVASMAVSPLLYLLAFSYAMGGEVKFNGFTYTEFLIPGLVAMSSMIQSFAIATDINVARFYWGIFEEFQAAPIRNAAYVAGEVLAGMSRALIAIAVILLMGLAFGVKLHYGPLLWLAALLNSFVFASLAVALAMLVKSHADQSLLTSFVITPMAFLGGTFFPVERLPDWAQHILFFLPLTHASESIRAVAFGRVPDWQAYAVLAAVGLFCFLLALKTVNKAKD, from the coding sequence ATGATACAGGGATTTATCGCGGTTTATTTGCGAGAGATGATCATCGTCAAACGCCGCTTCAAGCGGCTGGTGGCCAGCATGGCGGTATCGCCGCTTCTGTACCTGCTGGCATTTTCCTATGCCATGGGCGGGGAGGTCAAGTTCAACGGATTCACCTACACGGAGTTTTTGATTCCCGGCCTGGTGGCCATGAGCAGTATGATCCAGAGCTTTGCCATTGCCACCGACATCAACGTGGCCCGGTTTTACTGGGGCATATTCGAGGAATTTCAGGCCGCACCCATCAGAAACGCCGCCTATGTGGCAGGCGAGGTGCTGGCCGGCATGAGCCGGGCGCTCATCGCCATTGCCGTCATCCTGCTTATGGGCCTGGCCTTTGGCGTGAAACTTCACTATGGGCCATTGCTCTGGCTGGCCGCTCTCTTAAACAGTTTCGTATTTGCCTCGCTTGCCGTGGCGCTTGCCATGCTGGTGAAATCCCATGCAGACCAGAGCCTTTTGACCAGTTTCGTTATCACGCCCATGGCCTTTCTGGGCGGCACCTTCTTCCCGGTGGAACGGCTGCCGGACTGGGCACAGCATATCCTGTTCTTCCTCCCCCTCACTCACGCATCCGAGTCCATCCGGGCCGTGGCTTTCGGCCGGGTGCCGGACTGGCAGGCCTATGCCGTGCTGGCCGCCGTCGGGCTGTTCTGCTTTCTGCTGGCACTAAAAACCGTAAACAAGGCAAAGGACTGA
- a CDS encoding ABC transporter ATP-binding protein, whose amino-acid sequence MIQIENLQKTYGKTRALAGIDLVVPEGELFAYLGPNGAGKTTTIRILTGLTQLTGGTALLNAHDIRTRSRAAKRQCGLVPQQINLDGELTVRENLDIHGRLFAMPATKRKQRIAGLLDYVELSDRSDSLVKQLSGGLKRRVLIARALLHHPRILFLDEPTVGLDADIRRRIWGLIKKIQQDGTTIFLTTHYIEEAEFLADRVAFLDEGRIVALDRPDRLIAELGGWAVDQLADSGMKTWYYPDREAARDAMAGRDTGFTLRRVNLEDAYLAQTGKKVQ is encoded by the coding sequence GTGATACAAATTGAAAACCTGCAGAAAACCTACGGCAAGACCCGGGCCCTGGCCGGCATTGACCTTGTCGTGCCGGAAGGCGAGCTGTTTGCCTACCTGGGACCCAACGGGGCCGGAAAAACCACCACGATCCGCATCCTTACCGGACTGACCCAGCTGACCGGGGGGACAGCGCTTTTGAATGCCCACGACATCCGGACCCGGTCCCGGGCGGCCAAACGCCAGTGCGGCCTGGTGCCCCAGCAGATCAACCTGGACGGGGAACTTACCGTGCGCGAAAACCTGGACATCCACGGCCGCCTGTTCGCCATGCCGGCCACAAAACGTAAACAACGCATTGCCGGGCTTCTGGACTACGTGGAGCTCTCGGATCGGTCCGACAGCCTGGTCAAGCAACTCTCCGGCGGGCTCAAGCGGCGGGTGCTGATCGCCCGGGCGCTTCTGCACCATCCGCGCATCCTTTTTCTGGACGAGCCAACAGTGGGCCTTGACGCGGATATCCGGCGACGCATATGGGGGCTGATCAAAAAAATCCAGCAGGATGGAACCACGATTTTTCTGACCACCCACTACATCGAGGAAGCCGAGTTTCTGGCCGACCGGGTGGCGTTTCTGGATGAAGGCCGAATCGTGGCTTTAGACCGCCCGGACCGGCTCATCGCCGAACTCGGGGGCTGGGCCGTAGACCAATTAGCGGATAGCGGCATGAAGACCTGGTACTACCCGGACCGGGAAGCGGCAAGAGATGCTATGGCCGGCCGTGACACGGGCTTTACGCTGCGCCGGGTCAACCTGGAGGATGCCTACCTGGCGCAAACCGGAAAGAAGGTGCAATGA
- a CDS encoding ATP-binding protein, with protein sequence MKTTPVYPFTAIVGQEKMKLALILNIINPGLSGILIRGEKGTAKSTAVRALAEILPEIEVFEDDDFQLDPAEETDMYLEIARSLGQPAENEPELPRTMKRKVRVVELPVGATEDRVVGTLDLEHALKKGEKRVEPGLLAAAHRGILYVDEVNLLDDHVVDVLLDSAAMGVNSIEREGVSFSHPARFTLVGTMNPEEGELRPQLLDRFGLCVNIEGIHSADERVAVMERRGAFDEDPEGFVHQWQAESRDLAERIQKASRLYPRVTVEKPMLYEIAQYCLDVGVDGHRGDIIILKAAKTLAAYEGRTEVSSGDIRTAAELALPHRVRRQPLMDIADNVAAIREKALQTG encoded by the coding sequence ATGAAAACCACCCCGGTTTACCCGTTTACAGCCATTGTGGGCCAGGAGAAGATGAAACTGGCGCTCATTTTAAATATCATCAATCCCGGCCTTTCCGGCATTCTCATCCGCGGTGAGAAGGGAACAGCCAAATCCACGGCTGTTCGGGCCCTGGCGGAAATCCTGCCGGAAATCGAAGTCTTTGAAGACGACGATTTCCAACTCGATCCGGCCGAAGAAACGGATATGTACCTGGAAATTGCCCGCAGCCTGGGCCAGCCGGCGGAGAATGAACCAGAGCTTCCCCGGACAATGAAGCGCAAAGTCCGGGTGGTGGAGCTGCCCGTGGGCGCCACCGAGGACCGGGTGGTGGGGACCCTGGATCTGGAGCATGCGCTCAAAAAAGGGGAAAAGCGGGTGGAGCCGGGCCTTTTGGCCGCCGCCCACCGGGGCATTCTCTATGTGGACGAGGTCAATCTCCTGGATGACCACGTGGTGGATGTGCTCCTGGATTCAGCAGCCATGGGCGTCAATAGCATCGAGCGCGAGGGCGTATCCTTTTCCCATCCGGCACGTTTCACCCTGGTGGGCACCATGAACCCCGAGGAGGGCGAGCTCCGCCCCCAACTCCTGGACCGCTTCGGCCTGTGCGTCAATATCGAGGGCATTCACTCGGCTGATGAACGCGTGGCCGTGATGGAGCGCCGGGGAGCATTTGACGAGGACCCGGAAGGCTTTGTGCACCAGTGGCAGGCCGAGTCCAGGGATCTGGCAGAACGGATCCAGAAGGCCAGCCGGCTCTATCCCCGGGTGACAGTGGAAAAGCCCATGCTCTACGAAATTGCCCAATACTGCCTGGACGTGGGCGTGGACGGCCACCGCGGCGACATCATTATTCTCAAGGCAGCCAAAACACTTGCCGCCTATGAGGGGCGGACCGAAGTGAGCTCCGGCGACATCCGGACCGCGGCGGAGCTGGCCCTGCCCCACCGGGTGCGGCGCCAGCCCCTGATGGATATCGCGGACAACGTGGCGGCGATCAGAGAAAAAGCGCTGCAGACGGGATAA
- a CDS encoding putative cobaltochelatase gives MYRNLYPFSAIVGLEELKQALLLNAVNPAIGGVLIRGEKGTAKSTAVRSLAALLPWINVVEGCPFSCDPDHPDEACDNCRRAALPLSRNRRRVGVVTLPLNATEDRVSGGVDFTLAIQQGRRALQPGLLAAANRGILYVDEVNLLDDHIVDIILDAAASGENIIEREGISFSHPARFILVGTMNPEEGELRPQLLDRFGLCVETAGAEDAETRVALMERHQAFDADPSAFIQNSKEANQRVALQIKTGREYLPLVRMPRHLRSFITELCAENNVAGHRADLVMEQAARALAALKAAPEVTTAHISEIAPMVLMHRRREAQPPPPPPRPAEKEQEEEQEEAEQQEENQQPAGARENPENTESAAQQEQEAGESRKEDQDTEPADESEEPVEQAAPRPKDENSEQLFQIGDTFRVKPITSAKDRVFRRGSGRRSRTRVSRKQGRYVKSCLTPRHGDIALDATLRAAAPYQKQRGPANGLCVNLSKEDVRGKIREKRTGNFLLFAVDASGSMGARGRMAASKGAVMSLLLDAYQKRDRVGMISFRRNGAFVNLPPSASVDLAGKLLEEMPVGGRTPLSAGLAKSFEQVRNILHKDPSARPIVILITDGKSNVAMGDQKPVDEALHLAEAMSSDERIQYIVVDTEAPGLVTFDLAGRLAAALDARYFKIDDLKAQTLIDIMKGQNR, from the coding sequence ATGTACCGCAATCTCTACCCCTTCTCGGCCATTGTGGGCCTGGAGGAACTCAAACAGGCGCTGCTGTTAAACGCTGTCAACCCGGCAATTGGCGGCGTCCTGATCCGCGGTGAAAAAGGAACCGCCAAATCAACTGCCGTACGATCCCTGGCCGCACTTCTGCCATGGATCAATGTGGTGGAGGGCTGTCCCTTTTCATGCGATCCCGACCATCCCGATGAGGCCTGCGACAACTGCCGACGCGCCGCACTGCCGCTTTCCCGCAACCGCCGGCGGGTAGGGGTCGTGACCCTTCCGTTAAATGCCACAGAAGACCGGGTATCCGGCGGTGTGGACTTTACCCTTGCCATTCAGCAGGGCCGGCGCGCGCTCCAGCCCGGCCTCCTGGCTGCGGCCAACCGCGGCATCCTTTACGTGGACGAGGTCAACCTCCTGGACGACCATATCGTGGACATTATCCTGGATGCCGCTGCATCCGGGGAAAACATCATCGAGCGCGAGGGCATCTCCTTTTCCCATCCGGCCCGCTTCATCCTGGTGGGCACCATGAACCCGGAGGAAGGCGAGCTCCGCCCCCAACTCCTGGATCGTTTCGGACTGTGCGTAGAAACCGCGGGCGCGGAAGATGCCGAAACACGGGTGGCTCTCATGGAACGGCACCAGGCCTTTGATGCGGATCCGAGCGCATTTATTCAAAATTCAAAAGAAGCCAACCAACGGGTAGCCCTGCAGATCAAGACCGGCCGTGAGTACCTGCCGCTCGTGCGCATGCCCCGGCACCTGAGAAGCTTCATAACAGAGCTGTGCGCGGAAAACAACGTGGCCGGCCATCGCGCCGACCTGGTCATGGAACAGGCCGCCCGGGCGCTTGCCGCGCTTAAAGCAGCGCCCGAGGTCACGACGGCCCATATCAGCGAAATCGCCCCCATGGTCCTTATGCATCGCCGGCGCGAGGCCCAGCCGCCCCCACCGCCGCCCCGGCCGGCAGAAAAAGAACAGGAAGAAGAGCAGGAGGAAGCAGAGCAGCAGGAAGAGAACCAGCAGCCGGCCGGGGCGCGCGAAAACCCTGAAAACACTGAGTCAGCAGCCCAACAGGAACAAGAGGCCGGCGAAAGCCGGAAAGAAGACCAGGACACTGAACCGGCGGATGAATCCGAAGAACCGGTCGAGCAGGCAGCGCCCCGGCCGAAGGACGAGAACAGCGAGCAGTTGTTCCAGATCGGAGACACCTTTCGCGTCAAACCCATCACTTCGGCCAAAGACCGTGTCTTCCGGCGCGGCTCCGGGCGACGCTCCCGCACCCGGGTCTCCCGGAAACAGGGCCGCTACGTCAAAAGCTGCCTCACGCCCCGGCATGGCGACATCGCCCTGGATGCCACCCTGCGGGCCGCGGCCCCGTATCAAAAACAGCGCGGCCCGGCAAACGGGCTCTGCGTTAACCTGAGCAAAGAGGATGTGCGCGGTAAAATTCGTGAGAAACGCACCGGCAACTTTCTTCTCTTTGCAGTGGATGCAAGCGGGTCCATGGGCGCCCGGGGCCGCATGGCGGCATCCAAAGGCGCTGTCATGTCGCTTCTGCTGGATGCCTACCAGAAAAGGGACCGGGTGGGTATGATCTCATTTCGAAGAAACGGGGCTTTTGTCAATCTGCCGCCCTCGGCCTCTGTGGATCTGGCCGGCAAACTGCTCGAAGAGATGCCGGTGGGCGGGCGCACCCCGCTTTCTGCCGGCCTGGCCAAATCCTTTGAACAGGTGCGCAACATCCTGCACAAAGACCCCTCGGCCCGGCCCATCGTGATCCTGATCACCGACGGCAAAAGCAACGTGGCCATGGGGGATCAAAAACCGGTGGACGAGGCCCTGCACCTGGCCGAAGCCATGAGCAGCGATGAGCGGATCCAGTATATTGTGGTGGACACGGAAGCCCCGGGGCTGGTCACCTTTGACCTGGCCGGACGGCTGGCCGCCGCCCTGGATGCCCGGTATTTCAAAATCGACGACTTAAAAGCCCAAACCCTAATTGATATCATGAAAGGACAGAACCGATGA
- a CDS encoding TonB-dependent receptor produces the protein MVVCLCFGCVCTPARAGAAENGDTVVLEAEAIRAMNALKMPDILNNVSGVQAGDSSVSIHGSYKVKVFVDGRPINDPTSSHGGVNWDMISPEDVAHIEVLKGRGGLTYGRDAGGGVILITTERDHRLSGYVKAYGGSHNTQDYSAALSTTSGRFSLGVSGGYETTGGYKTNNDKERYQTGLKLSYDLEEKKKITFSADYLEDKRGLSGLPDYPTPFSRKQTRNTAYSLTADFHPVNSRTYYNAGRRDNTDETRGVDNTLEVANFGEDIATTFHTTDRGDLSCGAALTWDKASGTAFEDQDEHAISLFASQSITFPDRHVTFTAGLRGNYHSAFANTVNPEIKLIYKKAAWQIAAAYSRTDNAPSFYQRYNETSSTRPNRDLVMETADNLSVEFSASPLEGFSFTISGFYNRLSDRITYVTGNEGIGRYQNFGEVLYQGGDLAFTWQMMEGLKLKTSYTYLEATDAETGLWLPCKARHTGRLTVYWKPLRALSVVFDGKSTSSVYRNKQNTKEIPGYSIADLRAEYAFSRFQLFGKIENMFDKTYYYADGLLAPPRTWVVGINWRI, from the coding sequence ATGGTCGTCTGTCTCTGCTTTGGATGCGTCTGCACCCCTGCCCGAGCCGGGGCGGCTGAAAACGGAGATACCGTCGTGCTTGAAGCCGAAGCGATCCGCGCTATGAACGCCCTGAAAATGCCGGATATTTTAAACAACGTTTCCGGTGTTCAGGCCGGAGATTCTTCGGTGAGCATCCACGGCTCCTACAAGGTCAAGGTATTTGTGGACGGCCGGCCCATCAACGATCCCACCTCGAGCCACGGGGGCGTCAACTGGGATATGATATCGCCGGAAGATGTGGCGCACATTGAGGTCCTGAAGGGAAGGGGGGGGCTGACCTACGGCCGGGATGCAGGCGGCGGGGTTATCCTGATCACCACAGAAAGGGACCACCGGCTTTCCGGATACGTCAAGGCCTATGGCGGCAGCCATAATACACAGGACTATAGTGCGGCGCTGAGCACCACAAGCGGTAGATTCAGCCTGGGGGTAAGCGGGGGTTATGAAACCACCGGCGGCTATAAAACAAACAACGACAAGGAACGCTACCAGACGGGCCTGAAGCTTTCCTATGACCTGGAGGAGAAGAAAAAAATCACCTTTTCAGCGGATTATCTTGAAGACAAACGAGGCTTGAGCGGTCTTCCGGATTATCCCACACCGTTTTCCCGAAAACAGACGCGCAACACCGCCTACTCGCTGACAGCCGATTTTCACCCGGTAAACAGCCGGACCTATTATAACGCGGGCCGGCGGGACAATACAGATGAAACCCGGGGGGTGGACAACACCCTGGAGGTCGCAAATTTCGGGGAGGATATAGCCACAACATTTCACACCACAGACCGGGGGGATTTAAGCTGCGGGGCGGCATTGACCTGGGATAAGGCCAGCGGCACCGCCTTTGAAGACCAGGATGAACACGCCATCTCGCTATTTGCCTCTCAATCCATAACGTTTCCCGACCGCCATGTCACCTTTACGGCAGGGCTTCGCGGCAATTACCATTCCGCCTTTGCCAATACGGTCAACCCGGAGATCAAACTGATTTACAAAAAAGCGGCATGGCAGATAGCCGCTGCCTACAGCCGTACCGACAACGCGCCGTCGTTTTACCAGCGATACAATGAAACCAGCTCCACCCGGCCCAACCGGGACCTGGTGATGGAGACCGCGGACAATCTGAGCGTGGAGTTTTCCGCATCCCCGCTGGAAGGTTTTTCCTTTACCATCTCAGGCTTTTACAATCGCCTGAGCGACCGGATCACCTATGTAACCGGAAACGAGGGCATCGGCCGGTATCAGAACTTCGGCGAGGTGCTCTACCAGGGCGGGGATCTGGCCTTTACCTGGCAGATGATGGAGGGCCTTAAGCTAAAAACTTCTTATACCTATCTGGAGGCAACAGACGCGGAAACCGGGCTCTGGCTGCCGTGCAAGGCCCGTCACACGGGCCGTTTAACCGTTTACTGGAAGCCTCTCCGGGCGCTTTCAGTGGTCTTTGACGGAAAATCCACCTCCAGTGTCTATCGCAACAAACAAAATACCAAGGAAATCCCGGGCTATTCCATCGCGGATCTGCGGGCCGAGTATGCATTCAGCCGGTTCCAACTGTTCGGGAAAATAGAGAATATGTTCGACAAAACCTATTATTATGCCGACGGTCTGCTGGCCCCGCCGCGGACCTGGGTTGTGGGCATCAACTGGAGGATATGA